The following coding sequences are from one Cervus canadensis isolate Bull #8, Minnesota chromosome 4, ASM1932006v1, whole genome shotgun sequence window:
- the LOC122439437 gene encoding olfactory receptor 2AJ1-like: MMEYENHTSSSDFILLGLFSSSQTSLIFLSFIVIIFIITIAENTMMIILIHRESRLHTPMYFLLSHLSFMDILHTSNIVPKMITDFLSGSKTISFAACGFQIFLSLTLLGGECLLLAAMSYDRYVAICHPLRYPMLMNDYVSVLMAGGAWFIGIINSIVHTAYTLHFPFCGSRAIDHFFCEVPAMLVLSCVDTTRYERGVYVSGIIFLLIPFSLIFASYVQILHTVLQMKSKEARKKSFSTCFFHMIVVIMYYGPFIFTYMRPKKYHTPGQDKSLAIFYTILTPTFNPIIYSIRNKDVLEAMKNILRSNFLHKIL; encoded by the coding sequence ATGATGGAATATGAGAATCACACTTCCAGCAGTGACTTCATTCTTTTGGGACTCTTCTCTTCTTCCCAAACAAGTCTGATTTTCCTCTCCTTTATAgtcatcatttttattataactATAGCAGAAAATACAATGATGATTATCCTTATCCACAGGGAATCAAGACTCCACACTCCAATGTATTTCCTGCTCAGCCATCTCTCTTTTATGGATATCTTGCATACTAGCAACATTGTTCCCAAAATGATCACTGACTTTCTGTCAGGCAGCAAAACTATTTCATTTGCAGCCTGTGGCTTCCAGATATTTCTATCCCTTACCCTCTTGGGTGGTGAGTGCCTTCTCCTGGCAGCAATGTCCTATGATCGCTATGTAGCCATCTGTCACCCACTGCGCTACCCCATGCTTATGAATGACTATGTCAGCGTTCTCATGGCTGGAGGGGCCTGGTTTATTGGGATAATCAACTCCATAGTTCACACAGCTTACacacttcactttcccttttgtGGCTCAAGAGCCATTgatcactttttctgtgaagtcCCTGCCATGTTGGTGTTGTCCTGTGTGGACACAACACGCTATGAACGAGGAGTTTATGTAAGCGGCATCATTTTCCTGCTTATCCCTTTCTCTCTAATCTTTGCATCTTATGTCCAAATTCTCCATACTGTCCTCCAAATGAAATCAAAAGAGGCAAGGAAAAAGTCATTTTCTACCTGTTTCTTCCACATGATTGTAGTAATAATGTACTATGGGCCTTTTATTTTCACATACATGAGACCTAAAAAGTACCACACTCCAGGCCAGGATAAATCCCTGGCAATTTTCTATACCATCCTCACACCTACTTTTAACCCAATTATCTACAGCATTAGAAATAAAGATGTTTTAGAGGCAATGAAAAATATTCTCAGGAGTAATTTTCTCCATAAAATATTATAG